The genomic stretch GACGGCGTTCGTCAACCGCTACGGCGACCCGCTGGGCCTGAAGTCCAACGTCTGGGTGTCGCTGCTGGCGCCGCTGCGCGAGGTGAACGGCAGCGGCGGCCTGGACCTGCGGGCCAACTGCACCGTCACCCACCTGGAGGCGGACGGGCCGCGCGTGACGAAGGTGCACTACCGCGACCCCGGCGGCCGGCCCCGCACGATCAGCGCCGGGACCGTCGTCGTGGCCTGCTCGGCGATCGAGTCCGTACGGCTGCTCCAGCTCTCCGGCCTGCTCGACCCGGCCTTCGACAAGCGCGTCGACGCCAACGGCCTGCTGGGCCGCTACTTCCTGACGCACTGCTTCGGCGGCGCCCAGTGCATCGTGCCGGAGCGCGCCGACAAGTCCAGGACGCTGGACTCGGACTGGGCCACCGACCACTGCGCGCGCCCCGAGTGGTTCCGCGCCCAGGGCCTGTGGGCGGGCGGCGTGATCTACAACAACACCTCCGACGGCGCCCTGCCCCTCTCGCTCGCCCGCACCTGGCACGCGATGGACATGGACAACATGTGGAAGGGCTACCTCTACGACACCGGCATCGTCGGCAACGGCTTCGAGGACTACCTGGAGGACAGCTTCGGGCGGCGCCTGTCCGTGGCGTTCATGGCCAACCAGGTGCCGCAGCGGGAGAACCGCATCGAGCTGCACCCGAGCGTGACCGACAAGTGGGGCCGCCCGGTCGCGTACATCATCAAGACCTGGCACCCGCACGACCGGGCGCTGATGGACACCCTCGCCGAGCAGTGCCGGCAGATCCTGGTGCGCGGCGGTGACGTCCGCGACGTCAGCTCGGGGTCGGTGGGCGGCTCGGTGGTACGGATCGCCAACCATGTACTGGGCGGCGCCCGGTTCGGCACCGAGCCCGCCGACTCAGTCCTCGATCCCGACTGCCGGGCCTGGAACTTCGACAACCTCTACGTCACCGACGGGGCGTTCATGCCGACCTCGGGCAGCGCCAACCCGACGCTGACCATCGAGGCGAACTCCTTCCGCGTCGGCGACGTACTGCTCGACCGGGTCGGGAGGACGTGACATGGACAGCCGCTTCGACGACGTCTTCACCCACCCCGAGAACGAGATCTTCCGCGTCGTCTTCTACCCCGACCGCATCTACCACGCCCGCTACCTCAACGCCACCCGCTCCTCCCGCTACCGCTACTACGTCGCCGAGGTGCGCGGTTCCGCCGACGGCACCGCCATCAAGGGCGATGTCTTCCTCGGCGGCACCAAGCTGTGCCCCATGCTGCGCATCGAGTACTCCGGCATCCGCCTCGTGGAGCAGGCCAGGGAGTTCGGCCGGCGCCTCGGGCCCCGTACGAAGGCCTGGCTGAAGGTCACCGGCGAGGACCCGGCGGACTCCGCCGAGGCGCTCGTCACGCTGCACTGGGATCCGGTGATCGGCGCGTACGCGGCGGAGATCTGGGAGACGCTGGAGCCGCCGGACGGCACCGCGCACGACCACCGGGTGCTGCCGCTGATGGGCCGCGACGCGCCCATCACCCGGGTGCCGCAGCTGTCCCCGCTGCTCGGCTCGGTGACCGAGGTGGCGATGGCGTTCCGCGAGGACGGCGTGCTGTACCCGACGGGCCAGCGGCTGGGCAACCCGCAGTGGGACAACGCCTACCTCCGCTCCCACCAGGAGCCGCGTACGCAGGAGCCCAGCGACCCCCGCAACACCGTCGCCGACAGCAACTACCTCCTCGACTTCCAGCGCGGCTTCTTCATCCCCGACGCGTCGCAGATCCAGCCGGTCAACTACCGCAACGCCATGACCGACGAGGGCAACCCGGACCGCCGGGACGACAACATCGTGCAGATGCGCTGGCTCTTCCAGCGGGAACTCGGCAGCGACCTGGTGTTCTTCCACGAGGTGACGATTCCGCCCGGCGCGGTGGAGGGCACCCACCGGCACATCGGCTCGGAGGAGCTGTACTACGTCGTCTCCGGCACCGGCACCGCGTACATGAGCGACGGCGACGACCCGACGACCGCCGCCTACCCGCTGGTCGAGCGGCCGGTCTTCGGCGTCGGTCCGGTCAAGTGCCGGGAGCTGCCGGTCAAGCCGGGCAGCGTGCTCTACACCAAGAGCGGCGGTGTGCACGGCATCCGCAACCCCGGCACTGAGCCGCTGAAGTTCGTCGCGTTCCTCTACCACACCACCTGAGGCGGCCCCGCGATGCCCACGATCGTGCACACCGACTCGGTCTTCCGCGTCGACCCGGTCAAGCCCCCGGACTACGCGGAGGCCAACCCGCTGCTGAAGCTGCTGGGCCTGGTCGAGCGCACCCGGTTCGCCGCCGAGCGCGAGCAGTACGAACCCGCCTCGCTCCAGCACCTGTTCCCGCTGCGCACCCTCCAGCTGTACGGGCCCACCTCGCCCCACCAGGACCAGCTCGACCCGGAACAGCAGGACGACAAGAACGACTTCCAGAAGCAGAACGTCCGCGACTTCACCCTCGCCGACACCCGGGCGGTGCGCGGCTGGGCCGAGATCGGCGACTGGCGCGGCCCGTTCCTCCAGCTGTCCTACCGGGGCGGCCCGGACTCCGCGCTGTGGCGCGAGGCGGGCCGGCTCGGCGACACCATCGGCTGTGTGCTCTCCGTCCAGGGCAGCCGGCCGGTGCCCGTCCGGGTGCCGTACGACGAGGAAACCGACTTCTACACCGTCGAACTGTGGGGCCGGGTCGGCGACGGCCTGCACGACCTGCTGGGCCCGCGTGGCCGGTCGGCCCTGGACTCCGGCCTGTTGCAGCCCCGCCCGGACCTCGTCACCGGCCTGGGCCAGGACTTCCTCCGCGACCAGATGACCAACCAGGACCTGCGCCTGGTCGCCCCGCGGCACGCCATGCACCCCGTACTCCCCTGCTACATCGACCTGCGCTGGACCGCGAGCCCCGACGGCGCGGGCTCGGCCGACCCGCCCTCCGGGTCGATGCGCCTGGGCTTCGAGATGAAGATCCGCGGCTGGGACCACTACCTGGGCGTCGGCACCAGCCCCAACCCGCACGGCGGCGTCGGCTTCCTCGAATACCGCACGCTCTTCAGCGAGTACGGCCGCTGGGCGGGCACCGACGACCTGCGGCGGAGCCTGGAGCCGTACAACCTGGACGCGTTCGGCCGCAAGGGCCACGCCAGCGGCGACGTGGAACCCTTCCTCGCCGTCACCTACATGGACCTGCACGTCCTGGACCCGGCCTGCGGCATCGGCCTGCACCGGCACCGGGACAACCAGGAGGTCTTCCTGATGCTGGAGGGCGACGGGCTGATGGTGGTCGGCGACTGGGCCGACTCCGGCAGCCGGGTGCGCTCCTTCGAGATACGGCGCCTGCCCGCCGGCCACCTGGCCCTCCTCAAGGGCGGCAATCTGCACGGGCTGATGAACCCGGCGGACCAGCGGGCGTCCCTCTTCATGTTCGGCGGTTACGACTGATGGCCACTCCCCGCGTGAACCCTTCGCCCGGTGATCCCCACCGCCTCGGCGCCCACTGGGACGGCTCCGGCACCGCCTTCGCGGTCCACTCCTCGGCAGGCGCGTACGGCGGCGCGGTCGAACTGTGCCTGCTCGACGAGGGCGGCGAGCGACGGGTCCCGATGGCGGTGGACTGCGACATCTGGCACACGTATGTGCCGGGCGCGCGGCCGGGCCAGGGTTACGGCTACCGCGCGCACGGCCCGTTCGCACCCGGCCGCGGCCTGCGCTTCGACCCGTCCCGGCTGCTGCTCGACCCGTACGCGAAGGTGCTCAAGCCGACGGGTACCCGCACGCTGCTGCCCCTGGTCGCCGACACGGCGTACGACTGGGGCGACGACCGGCCACCGCGCCACCCCTGGTCGCGAACCATCCTGTACGAGACGCACGTCAAGGGCATGACGGCACAGCACCCCGAGGTCCCACCGCCCCTGCGGGGCACCTACGCGGGCCTGGCCCACCCCGCCGTGACCGAGCACCTGACCCGCCTGGGCGTTACCGCGGTCGAACTGATGCCGGTGCACCAATTCCTCTCCGAGCCGTTCCTCCTCGACCGCGACCTGACCAACTACTGGGGCTACGCCACCATCGGCTTCTTCGCGCCGCACGCCGCGTACAGCTCGGCGGGGCACGAGGGCGGCCAGATCACCGACTTCAAGACCATGGTGAAGGCCCTCCACGCCGCCGGCATCGAAGTCGTCCTCGACGTCGTCTACAACCACACCGCCGAGGGCCCGCCGGACGATCCGGCGCTGTGCTTCCGGGGCCTGGCCAACGAGATCTACTACCGGCTCGACCCCGCCGACCCGTCCCGCTACCTCGACACCACCGGCACCCGCAACACCCTCAACGCCGGCCGCCCCGAGGTACTGCGCCTGATCATGGACTCGCTGCGCTACTGGGTCACCGAGATGCACGTGGACGGCTTCCGCTTCGACCTGGCCGCGACGCTGGCCCGCCAGTACGGCTACGTCGACCGCCTCGCCGCCTTCTTCGACCTGCTCTACCAGGACCCGGTCGTGGGCCGCGTCAAACTCATCGCCGAGCCCTGGGACGTGGGCGCGCCCGACAGCTACCAGGTGGGCCGCTTCCCGCCCGGCTGGAACGAGTGGAACGACCGCTACCGCGACACCGTGCGCGACTTCTGGCGGGGCCGCCCCGCCGTCGGCGACCTGGCGAGCCGGATCGCCGGCTCCTCCGACCTGTACGCCCCCGAGCGGCGCGGCCCCGACGCCTCCATCAACTTCGTCACCTGCCACGACGGCATGACCCTGACGGACCTGGTGACATACGCGCGCAAGCACAACGAGGCCAACGGCGAACAGAACCGGGACGGCACGGACGACAACCGCTCCGCCAACTACGGCGTGGAGGGCCCCACATCCGACCCCGCCATCGTCGCCCTCCGCGAACGCCAGCGCCGCAACCTCCTCGCGACGCTCCTCCTCTCCCAGGGCTGCACGATGCTGTACGGCGGCGACGAACTGGCCCGTACGCAGAAGGGCAACAACAACGCCTACTGCCAGGACAACGACAC from Streptomyces albofaciens JCM 4342 encodes the following:
- the glgX gene encoding glycogen debranching protein GlgX, which encodes MATPRVNPSPGDPHRLGAHWDGSGTAFAVHSSAGAYGGAVELCLLDEGGERRVPMAVDCDIWHTYVPGARPGQGYGYRAHGPFAPGRGLRFDPSRLLLDPYAKVLKPTGTRTLLPLVADTAYDWGDDRPPRHPWSRTILYETHVKGMTAQHPEVPPPLRGTYAGLAHPAVTEHLTRLGVTAVELMPVHQFLSEPFLLDRDLTNYWGYATIGFFAPHAAYSSAGHEGGQITDFKTMVKALHAAGIEVVLDVVYNHTAEGPPDDPALCFRGLANEIYYRLDPADPSRYLDTTGTRNTLNAGRPEVLRLIMDSLRYWVTEMHVDGFRFDLAATLARQYGYVDRLAAFFDLLYQDPVVGRVKLIAEPWDVGAPDSYQVGRFPPGWNEWNDRYRDTVRDFWRGRPAVGDLASRIAGSSDLYAPERRGPDASINFVTCHDGMTLTDLVTYARKHNEANGEQNRDGTDDNRSANYGVEGPTSDPAIVALRERQRRNLLATLLLSQGCTMLYGGDELARTQKGNNNAYCQDNDTSWYDWSSPTPLTDFVSRAVALQRAHPVLQRTTFLTGSGDPPDITWYDRDGRPMSEARWQDPATRFLAFLLAGDRAAEPDTDVLALLNSGADAVDFPVPGRPGAVYEVVLDTTAPDGAPAASASLKSGDVCTVPARTVLVATAELPGG
- a CDS encoding GMC oxidoreductase → MDGESATVVVIGSGAGGAPLTHTLVRAGHRVVVLEKGPLLRTQAQSPGGLSDFKRDECFATGSEKRITVQGVANTGESFFSSHVEPDLNDEPHVYRDSDGRDRVTIEGYTAQVVGGGTQLYGGVSPRFTPEDLRLATLNASRGDLRDDPGGDVRREARDWPLDYAALEPYYTRAEELVGINGTWDGQAKVPSQDHYQPPLDPNPISAYAAAGMDALGMRRYRTPLAVITRDHAPSGRTVPADADSIKTAFVNRYGDPLGLKSNVWVSLLAPLREVNGSGGLDLRANCTVTHLEADGPRVTKVHYRDPGGRPRTISAGTVVVACSAIESVRLLQLSGLLDPAFDKRVDANGLLGRYFLTHCFGGAQCIVPERADKSRTLDSDWATDHCARPEWFRAQGLWAGGVIYNNTSDGALPLSLARTWHAMDMDNMWKGYLYDTGIVGNGFEDYLEDSFGRRLSVAFMANQVPQRENRIELHPSVTDKWGRPVAYIIKTWHPHDRALMDTLAEQCRQILVRGGDVRDVSSGSVGGSVVRIANHVLGGARFGTEPADSVLDPDCRAWNFDNLYVTDGAFMPTSGSANPTLTIEANSFRVGDVLLDRVGRT
- a CDS encoding cupin domain-containing protein; amino-acid sequence: MPTIVHTDSVFRVDPVKPPDYAEANPLLKLLGLVERTRFAAEREQYEPASLQHLFPLRTLQLYGPTSPHQDQLDPEQQDDKNDFQKQNVRDFTLADTRAVRGWAEIGDWRGPFLQLSYRGGPDSALWREAGRLGDTIGCVLSVQGSRPVPVRVPYDEETDFYTVELWGRVGDGLHDLLGPRGRSALDSGLLQPRPDLVTGLGQDFLRDQMTNQDLRLVAPRHAMHPVLPCYIDLRWTASPDGAGSADPPSGSMRLGFEMKIRGWDHYLGVGTSPNPHGGVGFLEYRTLFSEYGRWAGTDDLRRSLEPYNLDAFGRKGHASGDVEPFLAVTYMDLHVLDPACGIGLHRHRDNQEVFLMLEGDGLMVVGDWADSGSRVRSFEIRRLPAGHLALLKGGNLHGLMNPADQRASLFMFGGYD
- a CDS encoding cupin domain-containing protein; amino-acid sequence: MDSRFDDVFTHPENEIFRVVFYPDRIYHARYLNATRSSRYRYYVAEVRGSADGTAIKGDVFLGGTKLCPMLRIEYSGIRLVEQAREFGRRLGPRTKAWLKVTGEDPADSAEALVTLHWDPVIGAYAAEIWETLEPPDGTAHDHRVLPLMGRDAPITRVPQLSPLLGSVTEVAMAFREDGVLYPTGQRLGNPQWDNAYLRSHQEPRTQEPSDPRNTVADSNYLLDFQRGFFIPDASQIQPVNYRNAMTDEGNPDRRDDNIVQMRWLFQRELGSDLVFFHEVTIPPGAVEGTHRHIGSEELYYVVSGTGTAYMSDGDDPTTAAYPLVERPVFGVGPVKCRELPVKPGSVLYTKSGGVHGIRNPGTEPLKFVAFLYHTT